A single genomic interval of Thermococcus sp. harbors:
- a CDS encoding tRNA(His) guanylyltransferase Thg1 family protein, producing MGKRVENNPLTIKVRSIERKYHCGRLDSRKPFVIRLDGRTFSRWTEDLERPFDIRLLKLFTETTRNLFQELDNLRFAYGQSDEVSLLFFPLRPNSQPVFGGKVYKVISLSASIFTATFNRILPEYLPEKEPANFDSRVIQFDSPKDVLDYFLWRWRDAVRNSKNSLARIYLSPEEMTNKTSNELIELARARGGNWEALPTGLRYGWALHADYSTGRLKVVEVETFPFEKMEKKVLASLRYLP from the coding sequence ATGGGCAAACGGGTGGAAAACAACCCTCTGACTATTAAGGTGCGGTCAATAGAACGCAAATATCACTGCGGACGGTTAGATTCAAGGAAGCCCTTCGTTATTAGACTCGACGGACGGACGTTTTCCAGATGGACCGAGGATCTCGAGAGGCCCTTCGATATCCGACTTCTCAAACTCTTCACCGAAACCACACGAAACCTGTTCCAGGAGCTCGACAACCTCAGGTTCGCCTATGGTCAGAGCGACGAGGTTTCACTCCTCTTCTTCCCCCTTCGCCCAAACAGCCAGCCAGTCTTCGGGGGGAAGGTCTACAAGGTAATTTCCCTGAGCGCATCAATATTCACGGCAACGTTCAACAGAATTCTCCCAGAGTACCTACCCGAAAAGGAGCCCGCGAACTTCGACTCACGCGTGATTCAGTTTGACTCACCGAAAGACGTTCTGGACTATTTCCTCTGGCGCTGGAGGGATGCAGTCAGGAATTCAAAGAACAGCCTGGCAAGGATCTATCTTTCACCAGAGGAAATGACGAACAAAACTTCCAATGAGCTCATAGAGCTTGCGAGAGCCCGGGGTGGCAACTGGGAAGCCCTGCCCACGGGGCTAAGATACGGCTGGGCCCTTCACGCGGATTACTCCACCGGAAGACTGAAGGTAGTGGAAGTGGAGACGTTTCCCTTCGAGAAAATGGAGAAGAAGGTGCTCGCGAGTCTCAGGTACCTCCCGTGA